Proteins co-encoded in one Terriglobales bacterium genomic window:
- a CDS encoding Hsp20/alpha crystallin family protein: MTLLTRWDPFRELTTLQDRMNRLFQETPLPSDEALMTTGFVPAVDVYEDEQAITVKMEIPGIEMKDLDVRLENNTLTVKGERKFEKEEKEENFHRIERRYGAFSRSFTLPNTIESEGVVADCENGLLKIRLPKKAEAKPKQIKVQVGQKTLEPKGRAA, from the coding sequence ATGACACTACTCACCCGTTGGGACCCGTTTCGTGAGCTGACCACCCTGCAGGACCGGATGAACCGGCTCTTCCAGGAGACCCCCCTGCCCAGCGACGAGGCCCTGATGACGACCGGTTTCGTTCCTGCGGTAGACGTCTACGAGGATGAGCAGGCCATCACGGTGAAGATGGAGATTCCGGGCATCGAGATGAAGGACCTGGATGTGCGCCTGGAGAACAACACCTTGACCGTGAAGGGCGAGCGCAAGTTCGAGAAGGAGGAGAAGGAAGAGAACTTCCATCGCATCGAGCGGCGTTACGGGGCCTTCAGCCGCAGCTTCACGCTGCCCAACACCATCGAGTCGGAAGGTGTGGTAGCGGACTGCGAGAACGGCTTGCTGAAGATCCGGCTGCCCAAGAAGGCCGAAGCCAAGCCCAAGCAGATCAAGGTGCAGGTCGGCCAGAAGACGCTCGAGCCCAAGGGCCGGGCCGCCTAA
- a CDS encoding class I SAM-dependent rRNA methyltransferase codes for MVVSARGATRLAGGHPWVYRSDVVSAQASAGDLVAVHDRRGRRLGTAFYSNASEIALRLLSARAVSEGDLAALLKRRIEQAIAHRRQVVRDSDACRLVFSEADSLPGLIVDRYHDVLSLQALTQAMDREPVRQTVLETLLEQTTPAGIVERVEPRIRQLEKLPPAADRLLAGGKTATAFTMNGVRFHYDGLAGQKTGAFLDQRENYAAAGTYAHGDALDVFCYQGGFALHLAPSCRSVTGVDSSRPALEVAERNATLNRAEGRPEIEWIEANAFDLLKDYAAAGRQFDTIVLDPPAFARSRRSLPTALRGYKEINLRALKMLRAGGILVTCSCSYHVSEAEFLEMLRAAAGDARRAVRVLERRGQAKDHPIALSVPETAYLKCLILSVSD; via the coding sequence GCGCAGGCTTCCGCCGGCGATCTGGTCGCGGTTCACGACCGGCGCGGCCGCCGGCTCGGTACCGCCTTCTACAGCAACGCCTCCGAGATCGCGCTGCGGCTTCTTTCCGCTCGCGCCGTATCCGAGGGCGACCTTGCCGCCCTGCTGAAGCGGCGCATCGAGCAGGCCATCGCCCACCGGCGGCAGGTGGTGCGTGACAGTGACGCCTGCCGCCTGGTGTTCAGCGAGGCGGATTCCCTACCCGGGCTCATCGTCGATCGCTACCACGACGTGCTTTCGCTGCAAGCCCTGACGCAGGCCATGGATCGCGAACCGGTGCGGCAGACAGTGCTTGAGACGCTACTAGAGCAGACGACGCCCGCCGGCATCGTGGAGCGGGTGGAGCCCCGCATTCGCCAGTTGGAGAAGCTTCCACCGGCGGCCGACCGGTTGCTGGCCGGCGGAAAGACCGCGACCGCGTTCACCATGAATGGCGTGCGCTTCCACTATGACGGGCTTGCCGGCCAGAAGACCGGCGCGTTCCTCGATCAGCGCGAGAACTACGCCGCAGCCGGAACCTACGCGCACGGGGACGCGCTGGACGTGTTCTGCTACCAGGGCGGGTTCGCGCTGCATCTTGCGCCGTCGTGCCGCAGCGTCACCGGCGTGGACAGTTCGCGTCCCGCGCTGGAAGTTGCGGAACGCAATGCGACTCTTAATCGGGCCGAGGGACGGCCGGAGATCGAGTGGATCGAGGCCAACGCCTTTGACTTGCTCAAGGACTATGCTGCGGCGGGCCGCCAGTTCGACACCATCGTGCTCGATCCCCCGGCCTTTGCGCGCTCCCGCCGCAGCCTGCCCACCGCCCTGCGCGGCTACAAGGAGATCAATCTGCGCGCGCTGAAGATGCTGCGTGCGGGCGGAATCCTGGTGACCTGCTCTTGCAGCTACCACGTGAGCGAGGCCGAGTTCCTCGAAATGCTGCGCGCCGCCGCAGGCGACGCTCGCAGAGCCGTTCGCGTCCTGGAACGGAGGGGCCAAGCCAAGGATCACCCAATCGCACTTTCTGTCCCGGAGACGGCCTATCTAAAGTGCTTGATTCTATCAGTAAGCGATTGA